The nucleotide sequence CATTGTTCTTGCTTTTGTGGTCCTCTTTAGATACCTTGTACATCGTTCTATCCCCTTTTGATTCTGGTGTTCTGATTATTGATTTTAATGACATTTTAGGTTTATTGACAAGTAATTGCTGAAACTCTTATTTTCTCATCTCCATTATACTGTTTGATGACGCAGTGTTCTTTTTTCCCGATTCGGGAAATCGTgtgtttttttaatcaaattgcTTCTTCCTGTAtaaaaattgaactaattatCTCTAGTTTGCGAATGCCTTTTCTTGATAGTTATCTCCTCACTGCTGTTCACATGTCATCATCtgttttgtttgttttgattTGTTTACTGTTGGAAATGCTGCTGCATTTTTTGAATGACGAGTTTGGATGCTACCTTTTCATTGATGTCACCAAGTCAAACTTTCTTGGAATTGGTctgtaatattattatttttgttttgatTGAAGATTTATCGACTGATGGGCAATGGTGCTATTTGGTATTATGGGTCATCCCGTGCTCAGCCTCCAGTAACATCCATTGGACGAGTTTGAAGAACCGACTAATATCCATTTGCCCGACTTGGTCTTTTCCATTTGACATTGATTCATCGAACCAGCCTATGCATTCTCAGGTTTACCTCATGAAGTTGTTTTCTACTGATCGGAAAGGACTCTTGCATGGTAATTCATATCTTACCTCTGAGTTGATCTTATGTTGGAAGTTGCACTTCTTAATCATTGCCGTATTTGTTGTAGATGTCACACGGGTTCTTTGTGAGCTTGAGCTTTTGATTCACAGAGTGAAGGTCTCAACAACCCCGGATTGCAAGGCCATGAACCTTTTCTTTATTACTGATGGCATGTAAGTGGATCTACCAATTTTGTTTCAACTTCTTCTCTTGGATCTTGTGTTTGTTCGAATTTCTATTATCATGCTAGTTTTCATTTGGAATGTTGCATCAACTATGTAATGCAATGAAGTTCTAGCAACTAATGCAATAggtgcatatttttttttttggcaagcGTCTGTGCATAAGGTAGCATATGGTTTCAAGACTGTTATATTGACAGACTGCTGTGCCCTGTTTAGATAAGATGGAAAATTGTACCTTCTACTTTGCTGTTTTGGCAGGGAGCTCTTGCACACACAAAGGAGACAGGATGAGACGCGTGAACAACTGAGTGCAATCCTTGGGGAGTCTCTTTATAGCTTTGAGATTTTGCCAGCTAATGGTTTTCAACATGGCTTCTCCAGCCTTCCACCACAAGTTGCTGAAAATCTATTTGGCCTGGAGCTAGTAGACAACGAACTTTGTTCACATTCTGTCACTCCAGACATGAAAAATCTGAAGAAACCCGATCTGAATTTTGATAATACATTAAGTCATACTTCGACTTTGCTTCAAATTCATTGTGTTGATCAAAAGGGACTCCTCTATGACATTTTGAGGACATTGAAGGATTGCAATATTCAGGTTCCCTTTCTCCTCTGACTTTTGCTATTTAACTTAAGCTAGATATCACTTATAGCTGTTAAAAAAATGAATTATTTAGCATATTAGTTAATTGATTATTGGTTATTGATTCTTGTGTAACCCTGCCTCTCACACTAGGAAAGAAGAGAAGTGCAGCAAAGTGATGATTAACAACATTTACCCCTGACATGAGTTCCAATTTCATGAAGAAGCTGAATTTTTCACATCCTCACAAAGCTAGATCTAACAACATTCTCCAGTCATCAGGATTAAAATTGCATCTATATTTATTAtccaataaaaatatatacaaactGCTAGCATATTCTATCTAGCTCTTTATTGCTCATGTTACCTTCACAAAGATTCCACTGTACTCATAATCCCAGTTTGCCAGGTCATTGCAAATGCACATTGAAGATGCATGATAACCGATAATGATCTTGTTCCCCATGATTCAGATAGCTTACGGGCGATTCATGTCGCATACGAAAGGCTCCCGAGAGATTGATCTATTCATCCAGCAAACTGATGGAAAGAAGATTACTGATCCAGAAAAGCAGGAATTCCTATTCTCTCGTTTGAGATCAGAAATGCTTCACCCATTGAGAGTTATGATCGTTAATCGTGGGCCCGAGACCGAGCTCCTCGTTGCCAATCCCGTTGAGCTTTCTGGAAAAGGAAGGCCTCGTGTCTTCTATGATTCCACTCTTGCTCTTAAATTGCTAGGGATTTGCATTTTCTCTGTAAGCAAGCTACAATCTCTAAACACCTTTTGGTCGCAATACTGCGATTATTCAATCTCCACATATATATATCATTTGCAGGCTGAAATTGGCAGGCACTCATCATCTGATAGGGAATGGGAGGTCTATAGGTTTCTCTTGGTTGATAGCAACGACTTGCCTTTGTCAAGTAGACATGCTAAGAATCATATTGTTGATAGGGTGAGAAGAACTTTAATGGGCTGGTAAGCAGAAACCTATCTAATTTAGAGAAGCTTTCATGTTTCAGCCTTTTTTTTAACATTTATTTTCTTTACCACCCCTATGTAAACGTAAATAATCAATGGGTCAATTGTACAGTATATCCTCAGACATTAATATAATTATGTAATTTTGATGTAAAAGTGtactttttttcattaattttgtCGACGGTACAATGAAGCTTCGAGAATCAACGCCGTCTCACCTGCTTTCCGTCACCCAAAACGTGCTGTATAAAAAAAAACGTAACAAAACGGCGAAAATAACCTTCATTCTCGTTTAACTCATTTCTATTTTTTACTTGCATACAGTTCGGAACTCCCACTGTGAAGTGGCTCCGAAGGAACTCCCTTCCATAGTGAAGGTGCTCTTTCGTTGATAACAAGAGCGGCTCTATGAATACGGAACAGTttgttcattatttttttattaaaattttttatttttaatttaaaaataaaatattaaaaaaattcagaaatgttaatttttgattaataatttatgaatttaaattttattaaaatttaaatatatataatatagcaTAGAaagatgaaatatatatatatatatatatatatatatatatatatatatatatatatatatatatatatatatatatataatatgaaaagTGTAGAAGTAAGTTATTGAGTTCTTGATAGATTTTTTGATAATGAAAAAATAtgtaaaattttttacttagaagtGGCTACGGTTGTTGTCCTTACACCTCTCACCTCTTCGATAAGAGCATACACGTCATCATAAGGTCTGGTAACGGGCGAGTTGGGAGATTCAAACGGAGTGAAATGGCGAAGGTTGGTTTTGTCGTGTTTTGACTTCGTGCGAGGAGAACGGTTGCTGGCCCTCGCATCGTTCGTCGATCTCTTTTGTCTTTTTTGCTAGGGGTTCGAGTTATTGCGTCCTTGGAGCCCTTTTCGATCGGATCGCGGTTGCAGAAGGGTTTGGATTCTGCCGCGTTTATATTCAAATGCTTCTGCGTTTTGAGTGGCCGGGACGATGCAGCCTGCCTCGTCGGATCGGAGGTCGACTTAACTGGACGCGCTCACTCTGGAGGTCGAGAGGAAGCTCCGGAAGGTGAGGGTTCTGGTCCTTGGGTAGGATTGGGGTTGTTTGTCCTTTATTagttctttttttgtttttttaactcGAGGGTCGCATCGAGTAACGTTTCTTGGACTGCGTTCTGTACTCATTTGTAGGGATGTTGAATTGATGCTCATTACTTAGTTGGTGATCTTGTTTTTCTGCAGGCTTTGAGCTCGCCAGGGCTGAGACCTGATTTGCTTCAGCAGTTGTTTGCTGATGTAGCTTTGGAAATCGATGACTGAGCTTTTGGTAATGTTGTCTTccctgttttttttttgttttttgatgtaATCTCAGGTATTTAAAAACTACGAATAAAATGATATGTTTTTTCACGTAGATAATGGAAACTACAATACTTTGATTCGTGGGTCTTTGAAATTGTATTGTCAGTTGATGCGAGATGTCATTAGCAGACCCAAGAGATGACATGGCAATCAAAGTCACCGTGAtatggtggtcaaagtcaagatgacgtGGCGGTCAAGGGCAGGGGAAGAGGGCATGCCCCATGCTTTGGCGCTCACCCAACATTAGGGCTCTAGGGTCCAACCTGGCCGGATTACAAGCCGGACAATTAGAGGCCGACCGGCCCTTAAGCTGGTCAAGCATAAGGAGCCTAGTACTTTACTGAAAAGGCAACTCGCCCGGTTGAGTTTAAGTTCGGCCAGCCTTACAGGCCCGCGGGATGGTCGACCCATCTCTCAATCGACCTGCCATAGGTGTGATCAGAGTAAAGGTCAGCCTCCTTGAGGCTCACAAATCACTCTAGACTTGGCCGGCCAGATAAAAGGTCAGTCGAGCTTAAGGCACCTTAGGCTTACAGATCTCTCTATGCAAGCCCAGCCAAAGTAAAGGCCGGCCGGGCTTAAGGCACTCAAGGCGCACAAATCTCTCTGCGCATGCCCAATTGGGTAAAAGGCCGACTAGGCTTAAGGCACTTAACCTCATATTGCTACCCGGACGAATTTCCAGCAAGCACCAGTTATCAGATGAATTTCCAGGACGCGCAGGTTATCGTATTATTTCTCAAACGGATTTCTAACATAACTAAGACATTATATCATTCTTCGAGCAAATCTCCAATGTTATACAGAACATGATTGAGCAGCTTAAAGCAGAGACAAATATAAAGGTGGCCGACTTTACTAGTCGGCTGAGATATACACCGCATAAGAAATAACAGAGTGGACTATATAGAATGTGACTGGCAGCTTAATGCAGAAATAGATATAAAGGTGGTCGGCTTTACTAGCCAGCCAAGAGATACTCAGCAGACAACATCCCAACAACTTGTCAGAATAATAACCACATGTCAGAAAACATTCTTCTAAAACCTTCATCAAGGGTTATTGTGTCTTCCATCATCCGACCACTTATGATAGCATATTCCCTCACTAACCTTAACAAGGGCATAAACTACAAATGATAAAAGAGGTATACATGCGAGTAAGTGAAAAAATTCCTTGGACAATTATTGCATATTGCCAAGGTTGTGCGCTTTCCTTTCCCTAACAACCTCTGACACACATGGTCACctcatgattgcggaggttatgagaggtggtacATAAATGGGGAGTCCTCTCTGGACAAGGTACGTTCTTTGAATATCTGCAACTCATTCTCGTGCACGTTCTTACTATTCTTCGTTCACCCGGCCGGAattgtactgacttgagcgttgaagTGCCTTCGCCAAGACTCCCCTTGTCCTCACGGCGCTGACATTTTGTTAGCTGATCTCCGTGTGCGCGGGGTCAAAAGTGTTGGAttgtgatgtttcgatagagggaggggggggggggggggggggaatattgattacgaaaattctttcgaaaagagttaagcgcggcggaaaaagtaagcaatgctaacacagaccaattttacttggttcggagcctgtgtcgactcctactccaaggcccgcactcattgagtgctttcggtgggcaatcactagcagttcgaaaattattacaaactaagtacagaaaatgctaatgaaaataaaagcaataccgacaaagcaataaaatgaaaaggaaaacgtgcgttgtcggagcttcattagcgtcgcaggagcgcagagcaagcagtagaagatcttcttgtcagATGTTCTTCTGAGCTCCACCCCTGatccttcttttatatgaggctcggggcacctcggatcccttccgggcgccctggtgagacgtggcaggtccaactagcgagctccacgtggcgacgacgcgttTAGGAtaaaattgcctcccgggcgcccggacctccgggcgcccggatcccttccgggcgctcggaccacctttctccagagattccttctcctgcaagacaaggttagtccgaggcaaatatataatatatttcctgcaaaataaagtgttagcccagttttataaattcaatatcaagagtatgacttagattctgtctttccgaaaccggaatctagtcacgatctcgatttagatatccgaaatggatctaaactggatcaacgcctaatgttcccttcccgggaacgcgtcctcacagtcactcccttccagtgacttacctttactcacctgccagacgtccggtcagcccttcgacccgtctggacttctcgccagctatctggtcagcccgtcgacctagctggacttcgtgccaagcgtccggtcagcccgttgacctgtctggacttagcctgtacactcgatcagagtgttagataacgacaaacctaacttaacctgatttgtcattcatcaaaacctgagttagatcgttagtgctaaccgcaccaacaaaaaggAGGTTCTTCTGTGGAGTGAAAGGTCTTCTCTCAGTCAACCGTCAACCCACCGTGCCCAGCGTTCCATCTCCGcagttttcagacaggatcatcagTCATAGGTAATGTGAGATTTAAGAACCTTTAGTCTAATTCAATAGTATAGTAAATAGACTTTATAGGTCTTTGAACTTCAAATACAGAATGGTTGTAGTATGAAATATGAGATCTAAGAACCCACTGTCAAGATTGTGATATATGTTTACTGAAAattcaaaataagaaataaatatgTATGTTTCTCAACTGAAAAAGAATGATAGAAATAAACACGCAAGTGTAGCTAAACACAGTTTACACTTTGTTTAGCTTCCCTTGCAATGCATTAGCAAAGAGCAGTTTGTCTCATTATAACTTCTACTCTCTCGTCGTTAACAGACTACCTGAGACTTAATAGTGAATCCCGTAAGCTATTAATTCTACTAATTAGAAAGTATATATTGTTACTTTTCACATCCTATCTGCATCTTTTATCTGTACGCCTATTATACACTTGGAATTGGTAGGTCGCCTGTTTGTTATTCTTTgttaaaaaaattgtaataatattgttTTGTAATGAAAATAAAGTATAAAATGAGATACTAATTCCCTATGATACTGCTGCAGATATAATTTTTAACAAGGATGAAGATCAAATTGCCACTGCAAATTATGGAATTGATACTAgcctttgtttctatgatgtacCCACTGATTATTATGTCAAAACACCTGAAAAGGAAAGTGCATACTTGATTTAATTGTCCAGTTATGGAGCCAATCTTTTGTGTCACATATATTTGCCCTCCTCTTTCACAAATGGGTACGTTTTTTCCCCATTCAATAAGTACTTGTTGAATTATGGCATTTCTCATCCAAATCATGCTTTTAACTTGTTTGCCCTTCTGATTGAGTTTATTGATAATTACTTTATATCACATAAAATAGGCTTGTGCtacattaattttttttccctGTATCAGTTGTTCAAGATACCTTTCTTGAACTTTCTGATAGCATACTTCAGTAAATCATCATTAGATCCTTTGTGTAGATTGGAACGTTCTGACAAGTTCTTTTATTGGAATTACTTGTTTTTCATACCTAGAAGTTAGATTTCTAAGTATTAAGAAAAATAAACCTCCATATAGATTTGGTCAAAAGCTGACACAAGTACCTCCAAAAATATCAGATGCATGTGATAAACTTGCGCTGACATTCAACATCATCATCTTCATCCTAGTCATCAAGCAATGTTTGTCTCAATTATTTGAGACCAGCTGCATGAATTTAATCCATTCATGAAGCTCTATTCAAGCTATGTAATGCAATATCATTAACACAATATAATGATTCATCGACACCTGTAGACTGGTTTGGGAAAAAACTGGTTACGAAGCCTCAAAATTTTGAAACCATGATTTTTGGATAATGAATAGATGTTGAAACAAGTTATGTATCTTATTTTAATTAGCAGGTCAAAATGAATCACGTTTAAATGAGTCAAAGTGGTAAAAAGGTCAAAGTGACTCAAGTCATTAAACCTTAACACATCATGTTATGATCCAGCTCGTTTAACTGACCTGTAAATGACTCATGCCATCTTTTGCCACCCCTAATACAATGTTTATCAACTCTAGTATATTTATCTTTATTTCGTAATTGTGTAACAAACTAGATGGCACCCAAAAGGTTCCATATATAAAGTGAAGTTAATTAGTGACATTGTCATTATCCAACCATGTTATGAATTTACAACATCGATAGTTTGTACAATTACTAACCTAGATACCAAAATTACAGTATGATGTATACTGATATTGAAACTTTAAAAAAGGGCTATTGTATTGCAGCTTTACCtgttttgcaagaggctattttcgAGGCTCGAACCTATAACTTTAGGTCATACGGCAACAACTTTACTGTTGTGCCAAAGCTCCCCTTACTATAGAAAAATAGCATGTCAATTCATCTTTGGCTATTCAATTAATGTATTATTTCCTGAAATGTGAATAAATCATTTTAAACAGAGCATATCTCGTTACTGTACCATAAACATGTTCAATTCAATTGATATTCCGAAAGAGAAATGATATgctgcaagaaaaaaaaaacacgaaaGGCTTAAGGAATGAGTCATTATATCCTAGGTGGAAAAAAAGGGACGAAGTCTCTTACTAAAAAGAGCGGCGTGTACACAAGTTTCTTGCTTCGCTTTTCCAGTGTCGCCcttgttttctagggtttctcCAACCCGTCGCTACGACGCAGCTAGCCCGCTCCGCCACCATCCATTTTCGATTGGTTTTGAGATCTCCAGGTGTTGATCTCCTGCTTCCTTGGAAGGACGTAAGTGATCCCAAAGACTCCTTTCGCCTTCTCCGTCTCGTCCAAGTTTAGCATTCTGCCGTCACTGCCTCTGGAAGTGACGAAGTAAGTTCGTCTTTttcattgattttatttttcCGTTCCAGTTTTTTTTCGAGAGCTAGCGTGCATATCAAAGTTTATCTGCTTTTAGCGGATTTATGTTGTGTTTTGCATATTTGTAATTGGAGATTTTGTTGTTCATGTGTCTATGGTCAGATTTAGCTTGTTTGAACGAACTTCAACTTTTGGGGTACTTTACCAGCTAATTTATCGTTTACTATTATTTTCGATCATTTATTGGGTAATATTTTCTTGGTCGCTCTGTGATCAATATCTTTAATATTCAATTAGGTCTGTTGATAATTTTTTACACTATAAATTAGCCTTAAAATGTTTCCTTTTTTCATGTAATTTGCATTAATTGATATGAAAAAAATTACAGGACAAAGGAACAAATATTCATGTTTTTCGACTCTTCATCAACAACATTTTTCACTTAAAGACGCACGAATGATGAACAAGGTGAAACTCCCCATATATTATGTTATTGTGGGTTAAGAGCTACTCTCTGGACATCATGGAAGGAAATAAATCCAGGAAGGCGATTTTTTCATGTCTAAAAGTTAGAGTAAGTTTTCTTTATATAACATTGTTTCAAAACTAACTGTATTTATGTGTTTTTTAATTATTGGGTTTTTATTAAGTTTATTCGATATTCAAGAAAGGGGATGTGGCTTCTTCTCATGGCATGATCCAAAATTATTAGAAAGAACTAAGGTAATTATTAATGATCTGAAGAGGGATAACAAAAAATTATAAATGGAGATTAGTGAATTGAAGAAATCTAATATGTACATCGAAAGTGCAGTTGATTGCAATGATCTCCTAAAGAATGTGAACAACTCTGTTACTATGAAGTTGAGTGATGAAATATGTTCATTGAATAGGAAGTTTAGAGTTACTAGCGCTATAGTTGTATTTACTTGAATTGTGATGATTTTTAGGTGGTTGATGTAATTTGCTACAAGCAAATAACCGTTGAAGTAATGAAAGATGTTTTTGGTTTTTTAATGTGCCTTCTTAGTGTTTTTTGGTTTTTTTGTTGGGGTTGTTTGATGGAATTATGTTATTTCTGGTTAATGCAATTTGGTTATGACTTGAATTTCCAGAAAATAACAAGTTTCTCCAAAGATTTCTACAGCTGAAATTATTGGTTAAATTTGATCTTTCATATGAATTTTTCTTATACTAGGTATAACCGCATGAAAGGTACTCCTACACTTTGGATTCCTGGTACAAATCATGCTGGCATAGCAACTCAGGTAAATCCTCTATATATACTGTGACATTAGGTAACTTGAGTATGAACTATTTCTTTTTGTCTAGTGCTTATCAAGTGTTTCTGTGTTACTATCTTTTAGTTCGTGGTGGAAAAACTACTTGCATCTGAAGGCATCAAAAGGTCTGAACTGAGTAGAGAGGAGTTTTCAAAAAGAGTGTGGGAGTGGAAGAGAAGTGAGTTTATGACTGCTTCTGTATTGGAAGTGAACACTAATATATATGATACTCAAATAAATCAGGTCCATCTCAAAAACATGTAAACTAATCCATCAAAAATTTCAAATGCTAGTTACACTAATTGGCTTTTGcataaaaagtccaaaaataacCAAATCAATAACATAATGTCTTTTACTAAATGTGTTACATATAAACCTAATTGTATTACAATCTTCAATTGCATTACATTTATCTTCAATTAAAAAAGAACCCAGTACAATGGCACCATAAACCTTGCAACCCCTAAGAGGGCCAACATTACAATCTTCCTTGTCTCCCAGTTGAGAGGTGTTCTGCCAAATATCCTGTAACCTATGAAATTGTTCCAGTAGTGAAGGAATCAGAATGTCAGACAGTATAGAAGAAACATCTGATAAATTCAGCTTAAAACAAGTTTGCATATAAACCAACCAAAATCTTAGAGACTTGCACAACTTGGATTAACATAGCTGAGGATTATTGAAGGAGCAATCAAACAAAATGCTGGACTTTATTTAGGTTTACATAGGAATGCTGTACTAAGAAAATGTAGCACTTTTAATGTGCATAAATCATTATGATAAAAGGTTGCTGGAAAAATAGTACTTGTGGACTCCATGTCTTTAACgtcatattattttcaaaatgatacagcTCCATTACCAAAAAGAACAACAAGTATTAACAAACTGTTATCAATTGTAATCATATCAACAGAAGATAAATCTAAAATCATGCTTTTCAATTTTGACTGGACTCTTAAATAAAATAGTACCAATTTATTGCCAAAATTACCAACTCTAAGTACATATAGTAATGAaatgtaaaatgataaattttaaattcaaaaatatttcatgCGTCTAACTTACATTTTGACTGGTTTGATCATCGATCATACTTGGAGAATTCAAATTGGATAACTCATCTTGCTTTCTATCAACTGTAGAACCTCGTAGAGAGATGTACTTATGTTCAAtgttaaaaaataacaaaaagtAAAATCAATTATCACCAAAACATAACACCAAAAGCAAATTACACCAAATATGCAACCAAACCTTTTTCTGAGACTTTGCCTTGCCTTTTTCACAATTTACTCAATTTTGGATTAATTTTGTTTCGTCGATAGACGCCCATGAGACCTTACTTTCAGTGGGCTGTTTTTTGCTCTCATTTCTTGATTCCTCGTGTATTCTGTTGCTGTCTTAATCACCATTCAATAAATCACCAATATTTAtatctgatccggtggtaagagcccgggaccccctaacgagggatcaacgccacgtggaggtcaaagggccaggtggtccgtcgaagaatgGTGAGCCGATCGGACAcatgagaaaagggcagaccGATCTGTCTGCCAGTAAACATTTAAGGCACCCTGACAgagatcggggttccgacgctcaatggaacagtaaataatgaccgagcggaagggtgCGCCGCTCTGCCGGCGCAGGGAATaagggccgtccggacggcgctcttcgtccagccggacggacggaCATCCTGGCCGGCTAGGGGTagatagggacaggaacatctgctgacaacCGTCAAGTCCTagagctaggccatactcctagtctgacggcCAGGTGTTctcttgtcccatcgaagacatgcttggactgtagcagtatggtgtcaggtaagctttctgacaggtgcataccgaggtatgggctgcggacacgtatgcgcctcggtggacgtgcattggttctttcaccgctctatataaagagcctcttacttcgccggaggtacgcgaaaaacatctctggagccactcttttccactgtttgcttgcctgacttgagcgtcggagggtcgccgccgggaatcccttcccggcccgacttctgtgcaggttcgccggagcttcggaggcctactccatcgactaggagcgcgccacgtgccagTTCTTTGCGATTCGAGGATCGATTTGGTGCCGTGGGAACGCTCCcgtccgatcggaaacaatgggcGAGTGGACGACAACacgtggtgacgctttcgaatgaGGACGCCCTGATCGAGATAAgagccgccaagctcgtggagcaaaagaaaacaccgccgagcgggcggagcaacaagcaacatcggcGTCGGCCGCAgcaccaccgttgcatttcatcgagccttattccgcacccctgcaGCTTAGAGACAGGGGATCTTCTTGGaggaaatgcctagacgagaagaGAAAGGAAAGCCCCGGCCGATCGcgcgagcggatcaatcgccaattttcggaggctatagATCCTCCGctgaagcactatgtgcctccgacgatcggcgagtataatgggacaaccgacccggatgatcatccgggtaaATTTGATAACAccgccacgctccatcaatacacgatggagtaaaatgccgagtctttcttaccactctctcgggatcggctcagcggtggtttcggaggttgttgtacggatccatcacaagtttcaaggacttctgaacgg is from Zingiber officinale cultivar Zhangliang chromosome 7B, Zo_v1.1, whole genome shotgun sequence and encodes:
- the LOC122006782 gene encoding ACT domain-containing protein ACR9-like isoform X1; this translates as MASDDAVAIQVAKRAGELSVITINCPDQTGLGCDLCRTILEFGLRITRGDLSTDGQWCYLVLWVIPCSASSNIHWTSLKNRLISICPTWSFPFDIDSSNQPMHSQVYLMKLFSTDRKGLLHDVTRVLCELELLIHRVKVSTTPDCKAMNLFFITDGMELLHTQRRQDETREQLSAILGESLYSFEILPANGFQHGFSSLPPQVAENLFGLELVDNELCSHSVTPDMKNLKKPDLNFDNTLSHTSTLLQIHCVDQKGLLYDILRTLKDCNIQIAYGRFMSHTKGSREIDLFIQQTDGKKITDPEKQEFLFSRLRSEMLHPLRVMIVNRGPETELLVANPVELSGKGRPRVFYDSTLALKLLGICIFSVSKLQSLNTFWSQYCDYSISTYIYHLQAEIGRHSSSDREWEVYRFLLVDSNDLPLSSRHAKNHIVDRVRRTLMGW
- the LOC122006782 gene encoding ACT domain-containing protein ACR9-like isoform X2; the encoded protein is MASDDAVAIQVAKRAGELSVITINCPDQTGLGCDLCRTILEFGLRITRGDLSTDGQWCYLVLWVIPCSASSNIHWTSLKNRLISICPTWSFPFDIDSSNQPMHSQVYLMKLFSTDRKGLLHDVTRVLCELELLIHRVKVSTTPDCKAMNLFFITDGMELLHTQRRQDETREQLSAILGESLYSFEILPANGFQHGFSSLPPQVAENLFGLELVDNELCSHSVTPDMKNLKKPDLNFDNTLSHTSTLLQIHCVDQKGLLYDILRTLKDCNIQIAYGRFMSHTKGSREIDLFIQQTDGKKITDPEKQEFLFSRLRSEMLHPLRVMIVNRGPETELLVANPVELSGKGRPRVFYDSTLALKLLGICIFSAEIGRHSSSDREWEVYRFLLVDSNDLPLSSRHAKNHIVDRVRRTLMGW
- the LOC122006782 gene encoding ACT domain-containing protein ACR9-like isoform X3, with protein sequence MASDDAVAIQVAKRAGELSVITINCPDQTGLGCDLCRTILEFGLRITRGDLSTDGQWCYLVLWVIPCSASSNIHWTSLKNRLISICPTWSFPFDIDSSNQPMHSQVYLMKLFSTDRKGLLHDVTRVLCELELLIHRVKVSTTPDCKAMNLFFITDGMELLHTQRRQDETREQLSAILGESLYSFEILPANGFQHGFSSLPPQVAENLFGLELVDNELCSHSVTPDMKNLKKPDLNFDNTLSHTSTLLQIHCVDQKGLLYDILRTLKDCNIQIAYGRFMSHTKGSREIDLFIQQTDGKKITDPEKQEFLFSRLRSEMLHPLRVMIVNRGPETELLVANPVELSGKGRPRVFYDSTLALKLLGICIFSALII